The following proteins come from a genomic window of Phnomibacter ginsenosidimutans:
- a CDS encoding fasciclin domain-containing protein — MYRKLVTGSMIAMLLIAGFTACRKEAWDEYYGRPDTLESPIYQVLQAKGNFTHLLAAIDKAGYKTTLSTAGYWTLFAPHDSAFQVYFKEAGVSGVAQMDSLTCQKIVTFCLVYNAFKKDRVDDFQSNAGWVANTSFKRRTANYTGIYDAVNKQGQSIKAIASNRNNLGGIFWVEADNNNKYVPVFTDTFFTARAIPASDYNYFYPAASFKGFNVADGNVVTQDIPAENGVIHIVNKVLTPLPSIDEYLSSKPDYSEFKKIFDKYLVDYVLNGVLSQRYKNMTGKTDDVYTKVYNGLLAFSPNNENFLKVQDNDGQRDGYTIFVPKNDVLLAYIQNVLLEHYASLDQIPVNILYDFVNAHMWQSSVWPSKFSNTFSYLGEPARFNPVTDIVEKKILSNGFFYGTNKVQEANVFSTVYAKAYLDPKYSYMNRLLDQDLKPAVTNPNLQYCMLMVSNQAWNDAGYFADATVDNNPNFQWRYIPKNGGAQVVGSSALVRMLRLINQLVIPAPSNNLKTLTGSGVAQSIGGEFIRWDNNQLYASGSMDSAVTFAATATATKQASNGVVHYIDKLITFTETNIGLHIAKLGTPVTSQHNMFWRFLQNSAIYNKTTGEIAGLSAGVFYSVFVPNNAAIQKAVNDGLLPTTGAVSGGNKVPNYAPTVALDIEKVNRFIQFHILNKKAVATDGNDSGSYETLLRKNNGDPTTIFVNNSAPGIMRLTDMNNEYGNVILANSNYLSNRCVIHLIDNYLKFNL; from the coding sequence ATGTATAGAAAACTCGTTACAGGTTCCATGATCGCCATGTTGCTCATTGCAGGATTTACTGCCTGCCGCAAAGAGGCATGGGATGAATACTATGGAAGACCCGATACGCTGGAGTCGCCCATTTATCAAGTGCTTCAAGCCAAAGGCAACTTCACTCACTTGCTCGCAGCTATTGATAAAGCCGGCTACAAAACCACCTTGTCTACAGCTGGCTACTGGACGCTTTTTGCACCTCACGATTCTGCCTTTCAGGTGTACTTTAAAGAAGCAGGTGTAAGCGGCGTAGCACAAATGGATTCGCTGACCTGCCAAAAAATTGTCACCTTTTGTCTGGTTTACAATGCATTTAAAAAAGACAGGGTTGATGATTTTCAGAGCAACGCCGGTTGGGTAGCCAATACCTCTTTCAAACGCCGTACGGCTAACTATACAGGCATTTATGATGCGGTAAACAAGCAGGGGCAAAGCATTAAGGCTATTGCCAGCAACAGAAATAATCTGGGCGGTATATTTTGGGTTGAAGCAGACAACAACAACAAATATGTGCCGGTATTTACCGATACTTTTTTTACCGCAAGAGCTATCCCTGCCAGCGATTACAATTACTTCTATCCCGCAGCCAGCTTTAAAGGTTTTAATGTGGCCGATGGCAATGTGGTAACACAAGATATACCTGCAGAAAATGGCGTGATACACATTGTAAACAAAGTGCTTACGCCACTGCCCAGCATAGATGAATATCTGAGCAGCAAGCCAGACTACAGTGAGTTTAAAAAGATTTTTGACAAGTACCTGGTAGATTATGTATTGAACGGCGTACTCTCTCAGCGCTATAAAAATATGACCGGCAAAACCGATGATGTGTACACCAAAGTGTACAATGGTCTGCTGGCATTTTCGCCCAACAACGAAAACTTTTTGAAAGTACAAGACAACGACGGACAGCGGGATGGCTACACCATTTTCGTTCCTAAAAATGATGTGCTGCTGGCTTATATACAAAACGTGTTGTTGGAGCATTACGCCAGCCTCGATCAAATACCTGTGAACATTTTATATGATTTTGTCAATGCTCACATGTGGCAGTCCTCAGTATGGCCCAGTAAGTTTAGCAACACCTTCAGCTACCTTGGTGAGCCAGCCCGTTTCAATCCGGTTACTGATATTGTAGAAAAGAAAATTTTGAGCAATGGCTTCTTTTATGGCACCAACAAAGTGCAGGAAGCAAATGTGTTCAGCACCGTGTATGCAAAAGCCTATCTCGATCCGAAATACAGCTACATGAACCGCTTGTTGGATCAGGATTTGAAACCGGCAGTGACCAATCCGAACTTGCAATATTGCATGCTTATGGTAAGTAACCAGGCATGGAATGATGCAGGTTATTTTGCTGATGCAACTGTCGACAACAATCCCAATTTTCAGTGGCGTTACATACCTAAAAACGGCGGTGCTCAAGTGGTAGGTTCTTCGGCATTGGTGCGGATGCTTCGCTTAATCAATCAACTGGTTATACCTGCACCATCCAACAACCTCAAAACCCTTACAGGCAGCGGCGTTGCGCAGTCTATTGGTGGTGAGTTTATACGTTGGGATAATAATCAATTGTATGCATCTGGCAGCATGGATTCTGCTGTCACTTTTGCGGCTACTGCTACAGCTACCAAGCAGGCTTCCAATGGTGTTGTGCATTACATTGATAAGCTGATTACGTTTACTGAAACCAATATTGGCTTGCACATTGCCAAGTTGGGTACACCGGTTACTTCGCAGCACAACATGTTCTGGCGGTTTTTGCAAAATTCTGCCATATACAACAAAACCACAGGCGAAATCGCTGGCTTATCAGCGGGTGTTTTTTATTCTGTTTTTGTGCCCAACAATGCGGCTATTCAAAAAGCAGTAAATGATGGATTGTTGCCCACTACCGGTGCTGTATCGGGTGGAAACAAAGTACCCAACTATGCACCAACTGTTGCATTGGATATTGAAAAAGTGAACCGTTTTATTCAGTTCCATATCCTGAATAAAAAAGCAGTTGCTACTGATGGCAATGACAGTGGTTCTTACGAAACATTACTGCGCAAAAACAACGGTGACCCAACTACCATTTTCGTGAACAACAGTGCCCCGGGCATCATGCGCCTCACGGATATGAATAATGAATATGGCAATGTGATTTTGGCCAACAGTAACTACCTGAGTAACCGTTGTGTCATTCATCTCATTGACAATTACCTGAAGTTTAATTTGTAA
- a CDS encoding glycoside hydrolase family 88/105 protein produces MQAMVKANQYFMQKWPDAGKPIFTNIERPSNIWTRAVYYEGLMALYNIKPDKAYLDYAIQWGEKHKWGLRGGVETRNADNQACGQTYLDLYKLNPQPVRMEAIKASMDRMMASNKVDDWHWIDALQMGMPVFVKLGNLTGDTAYFRKMYELYAFTKYRHAGNGLYNPIEKLWWRDKDFAPPYKEPNGANCYWSRGNGWVVAALVRTLDELPKTDPAYPEYLQDYKDMLAALLPLQRLDGFWNVSLKDHTHFGGKELTGTALFVYGMAYGINKGLIDRKTYLPAVIKAWNALVKDCIHPDGKLGYVQGTGKEPKDGQPVTYTSTPDFEDYGLGCFLLAGTEVYKMK; encoded by the coding sequence ATGCAAGCCATGGTAAAAGCGAATCAGTATTTCATGCAAAAATGGCCCGATGCGGGCAAGCCCATTTTCACCAACATTGAGCGACCCAGTAATATCTGGACCAGAGCCGTGTACTATGAAGGGTTGATGGCTTTGTACAACATCAAACCAGACAAGGCCTATCTCGACTATGCCATACAGTGGGGCGAAAAACACAAGTGGGGTTTACGGGGTGGTGTTGAAACCCGCAACGCCGATAATCAGGCCTGTGGGCAAACCTATCTCGACCTATACAAACTCAATCCGCAGCCAGTTCGTATGGAAGCCATCAAAGCTTCGATGGATAGAATGATGGCCAGCAATAAAGTAGACGATTGGCATTGGATTGATGCGTTGCAAATGGGTATGCCTGTGTTTGTAAAGCTGGGCAATCTCACTGGCGATACAGCTTATTTCAGAAAAATGTATGAGCTGTATGCGTTTACAAAATACCGGCATGCCGGCAATGGCTTGTACAACCCAATTGAAAAACTCTGGTGGAGAGATAAAGATTTTGCACCACCCTATAAAGAGCCCAATGGGGCCAACTGCTATTGGAGCCGTGGCAATGGCTGGGTAGTAGCAGCACTGGTGAGAACCTTGGATGAATTGCCCAAAACAGATCCTGCGTATCCTGAATATTTGCAAGACTATAAAGACATGCTGGCTGCATTGCTACCACTGCAACGGCTCGATGGTTTTTGGAACGTTAGCCTGAAAGACCATACTCATTTTGGGGGCAAGGAATTGACAGGTACAGCGCTGTTTGTGTATGGTATGGCTTACGGCATCAACAAAGGATTGATTGATAGAAAAACATATTTACCCGCAGTCATCAAAGCATGGAATGCACTTGTAAAAGACTGCATACATCCTGACGGAAAACTGGGCTATGTGCAAGGCACCGGCAAAGAACCCAAGGACGGACAACCTGTAACTTATACCAGTACCCCCGATTTTGAAGATTATGGGTTGGGCTGTTTTTTGCTCGCAGGTACAGAAGTATATAAAATGAAATAG
- a CDS encoding LytR/AlgR family response regulator transcription factor — MNKQITTLLVDDEPGSLATLEQLIQMYCPSLKVIGKAMNPIEAAAMIEELQPQLVFLDIEMPYGNAFDMLDKMNDISFEVIFVTAYNNYALKAFRYAAADYLLKPLNIDELVDAVNRIAGRIGNQDVNSRIGTLLDNLNNKSDKFRKIILPINDGFLVEDVEQIMYLNAEGSYTTIHLASNKKVMVSKLLKEFEDMLPESDFCRIHHSTIININYVKKFYKGRGGEVEMANGEIMLISTRKKK; from the coding sequence ATGAACAAACAGATAACGACACTATTGGTGGATGATGAGCCAGGTAGTTTGGCTACATTAGAACAGCTGATTCAAATGTATTGCCCTTCGCTTAAGGTGATTGGTAAAGCCATGAACCCTATTGAAGCAGCAGCAATGATTGAAGAGTTGCAGCCACAGTTGGTGTTTCTCGATATTGAAATGCCCTATGGCAATGCCTTTGATATGCTCGATAAAATGAATGACATTTCTTTCGAAGTAATATTTGTAACAGCGTACAATAACTATGCGTTGAAAGCTTTTCGCTATGCCGCGGCTGATTATCTGTTGAAGCCACTCAACATAGATGAATTAGTAGATGCTGTAAACCGGATTGCAGGAAGAATTGGCAACCAGGATGTCAACAGTCGCATTGGTACATTGCTGGATAATCTCAACAACAAATCGGACAAGTTTCGGAAAATCATTTTGCCCATCAATGATGGTTTTTTGGTAGAAGATGTGGAACAGATTATGTACCTCAATGCAGAAGGTAGTTATACTACCATTCATTTGGCCTCTAATAAAAAAGTGATGGTGTCAAAACTGTTGAAAGAGTTTGAAGATATGCTGCCGGAATCGGATTTCTGCCGCATTCATCATTCAACTATTATCAACATCAACTACGTCAAAAAATTTTACAAAGGCAGAGGAGGAGAAGTAGAAATGGCCAATGGAGAAATCATGTTGATTTCGACCAGAAAAAAAAAGTGA
- a CDS encoding sensor histidine kinase has protein sequence MVRRSFPFMRTGLLVCCWFLALLVRGQEYNYVRYDTRDGLAGSTVYDVVQDKDGFIWFGTENGLSRFDGKHFKNYTVKDGLPDNEVLTLFADSKGRVWIGTFSKQLSYVENGKIRNAQNDSLLRKITWKANVSQMIESKEGDLFFSDERLLIKLNYKNDWTNLTNQSHLFDRSFNRLNIHYFLNGEHLLIRLDDSLFLLKDNKLEFYQLDYGPDVRQFVQGNIYASAPKVKLPTENQAMKSTFINGKTAYISTATGAWSVDTNQYKLKEHFLPSEVVSRVMQDEEENIWFTTIGNAVFKLPSTEAKTLRLKGIAHTPTDEVYSLVRHAGKLYCGMTFSKAVLLDSADNLKVLDVKSQTLQSKNNLSSNRLYTSYSVNNSTVLLGYDAFLAKLDNGKISYSDLVAIKSITAFDEEHVLVGNFSGAYKVSIRDLRVVDSFWDGRVTKSIRFKGVNYIGTTSGLYAVTDKKKVTHLASVHPVLGRRITGLTSLNDVLYVATSDNGVVGFANGKIVASYNQQNGLSSDLCKCMVAGTGNQLWIGTNAGINRVKVDGNRHTIIKYGVLDGLPSENINALLVEDSMVYVGTPVGLTYFNQQKITSQSFCRLQILAVNADVTEIDNKGTYRLGFKQNKIGFEFTAISFRSAGDINYFYRVKGLDEDWKMTNENSINFPSLPSGDYVFEVYAINKFGVKSETKAVSFSIATPFWKTPLFIVVVAITLLTLTGWLVNERNKSENKRLQRENEMQRKLALLEQQALQAQMNPHFIFNCLNSIQHYFLNNDSQKANRYLTLFASLVRETLYFSGRQSVRISEEVNYLKRYLEMEQMRFGEHFVYSIYVDPDLQADFIEMPALLLQPYIENAIRHGIRHKSEGVGKLELSFILENDYLCCSIKDNGIGRLKSEAMKGRQHIEYQSKGMELGQKRVDILNEISGGKPIEIQVIDETDTNGNATGTTVIIKMPMNNEQTDNDTIGG, from the coding sequence ATGGTTAGAAGAAGTTTCCCGTTTATGCGTACAGGTTTGCTGGTTTGTTGCTGGTTTTTAGCGTTGCTGGTGCGTGGCCAGGAGTACAATTATGTTCGGTACGACACCCGTGATGGCTTAGCTGGCTCTACTGTATACGATGTGGTGCAGGATAAAGATGGCTTTATATGGTTTGGAACAGAAAATGGATTGAGCAGGTTTGACGGCAAACATTTTAAAAACTACACCGTAAAAGATGGCCTGCCTGATAACGAAGTGCTGACCTTATTTGCCGACAGCAAGGGGCGGGTTTGGATAGGCACATTTTCGAAGCAGCTGAGTTATGTTGAAAACGGAAAAATCAGAAATGCTCAAAATGATTCGCTATTGCGAAAAATAACATGGAAGGCAAACGTGTCGCAAATGATTGAATCTAAAGAGGGTGATTTGTTTTTTTCTGATGAAAGGTTGCTGATAAAGTTGAATTATAAAAATGATTGGACCAACCTTACAAATCAAAGTCATTTGTTCGACAGGTCATTTAACAGACTTAACATACATTATTTTTTAAATGGAGAACACTTACTTATAAGGTTAGACGACTCCCTGTTCTTATTAAAAGATAATAAGCTGGAATTTTATCAGTTGGATTATGGACCCGATGTAAGACAATTTGTACAGGGAAATATTTACGCATCTGCACCCAAGGTGAAATTGCCTACAGAAAACCAAGCGATGAAGTCGACCTTTATCAATGGTAAAACTGCCTATATAAGCACTGCTACCGGAGCATGGTCGGTGGATACAAATCAATACAAACTCAAAGAACATTTTTTGCCATCAGAAGTTGTGTCTAGAGTAATGCAAGATGAAGAGGAGAATATTTGGTTTACAACAATTGGTAATGCTGTTTTTAAGTTGCCATCAACCGAAGCTAAAACCCTGCGATTAAAAGGCATTGCCCATACCCCAACCGATGAAGTTTACTCACTGGTACGTCATGCAGGAAAGCTGTATTGTGGTATGACGTTTAGCAAAGCTGTGCTATTGGATTCAGCAGACAATTTGAAAGTACTGGATGTAAAATCACAAACCCTTCAGTCGAAAAATAATCTCTCTTCCAATCGTTTGTACACTTCTTATTCAGTAAATAACTCAACTGTATTATTAGGGTACGATGCTTTTTTAGCCAAGTTGGATAACGGTAAAATATCCTACTCTGATTTGGTGGCGATTAAAAGTATAACAGCATTTGATGAAGAGCATGTACTGGTGGGCAATTTCAGTGGTGCCTATAAAGTGAGCATACGTGATTTGCGTGTGGTTGATAGTTTTTGGGACGGACGTGTCACTAAATCTATTCGTTTTAAAGGCGTCAACTATATTGGTACAACAAGTGGATTGTATGCTGTAACCGATAAAAAGAAAGTTACACACCTGGCATCAGTGCATCCCGTGCTGGGCAGAAGAATAACCGGTTTGACTTCGCTGAATGATGTACTATATGTTGCCACCAGCGATAATGGGGTAGTTGGATTTGCCAATGGCAAAATTGTAGCCAGCTATAATCAGCAAAATGGCTTGTCCAGCGACTTGTGCAAATGCATGGTAGCAGGCACAGGCAATCAATTGTGGATAGGTACCAATGCCGGTATCAATCGGGTAAAAGTTGACGGTAACAGACATACCATTATCAAATACGGCGTACTGGATGGCTTGCCTTCAGAAAACATCAATGCCTTACTGGTAGAAGATAGCATGGTGTATGTTGGTACGCCTGTAGGACTAACATATTTCAACCAGCAGAAAATAACCAGTCAATCTTTTTGCCGCTTGCAAATACTGGCTGTAAATGCTGATGTAACTGAAATAGATAATAAAGGCACTTATCGCCTTGGCTTTAAGCAAAACAAAATTGGGTTTGAGTTTACGGCCATTTCTTTTCGCTCAGCCGGCGATATCAATTATTTCTATCGGGTAAAGGGGTTGGATGAGGATTGGAAAATGACGAATGAAAACAGTATCAATTTTCCCAGTCTCCCCTCTGGGGATTATGTATTTGAAGTATACGCCATCAACAAGTTTGGTGTAAAAAGTGAAACGAAAGCTGTAAGTTTTTCTATTGCTACACCATTTTGGAAAACACCTTTATTTATTGTTGTAGTGGCTATTACATTACTTACGCTTACTGGATGGTTAGTAAACGAACGCAATAAATCGGAGAATAAGCGGTTGCAAAGGGAAAATGAAATGCAACGCAAGCTGGCGCTATTGGAGCAGCAAGCTTTACAAGCACAAATGAATCCACACTTCATTTTCAACTGCCTCAATTCTATTCAGCATTATTTTCTGAACAACGATAGCCAAAAAGCAAACAGATATCTTACTTTGTTTGCATCGTTGGTAAGGGAGACGCTTTATTTCTCAGGCCGTCAATCTGTAAGAATTTCGGAAGAGGTAAACTATTTGAAGCGATACCTGGAAATGGAGCAAATGCGTTTTGGTGAGCACTTCGTGTACAGCATATATGTCGATCCTGATTTGCAAGCCGATTTTATTGAAATGCCTGCATTGCTTTTACAGCCGTACATCGAAAATGCGATCCGTCACGGTATCCGTCATAAATCGGAGGGCGTTGGAAAATTAGAGTTGTCTTTTATTTTGGAAAACGATTATCTGTGTTGTTCAATCAAAGACAACGGCATAGGCCGTTTAAAATCGGAGGCCATGAAAGGACGGCAGCACATTGAATACCAATCTAAGGGAATGGAACTCGGCCAGAAACGAGTGGATATATTGAATGAAATTTCGGGAGGTAAACCCATCGAAATTCAGGTAATTGATGAAACGGATACGAATGGGAATGCCACAGGAACCACAGTTATTATTAAAATGCCAATGAACAATGAACAAACAGATAACGACACTATTGGTGGATGA
- a CDS encoding alpha-amylase family glycosyl hydrolase — MIARLLGMLALVALLASCSAPAEKQPDPTAYKTDTARVDGHPAWILQSNIYEVNVRQYTPEGTFNAFAQHLDRLKEMGVETLWFMPIQPISKVDRKGELGSYYAVSNYTAINPEFGTLSDWQALVDSAHAKGLKVIIDWVPNHTGADHYWLEKYPDFYEIDSSTGKAKYAFDWSDTRSLNYDNVALQDSMINAMKFWLTTRIDGFRCDVAGEVPKPFWEKAIAALKTVNPGIFMLAESNDAWLHEAGFDATYTWEEFSTMKKIAKGEGPATLLDSSQAKLAAYQPNALRMYFTSNHDENSWNQADFNTMPGSVHAPFAVLTQTWGRSVPLIYSGQEEPFLDSIRFFYKDTITFGKYERAAFYQKLLNLRKSNPALAANASLRKLDAGTPAQLYAYVREKEGKKVLVVLNLSAKAATVKLTDASVNAEALNLFSGSKENPAAKEWGIEPWGYAVYVY, encoded by the coding sequence ATGATTGCACGATTGCTTGGAATGCTGGCGCTAGTTGCGCTGCTGGCTTCCTGTTCGGCTCCTGCTGAAAAACAACCTGATCCCACAGCTTATAAAACCGATACTGCCCGTGTAGATGGCCATCCTGCGTGGATTTTGCAGAGTAATATTTACGAAGTAAATGTTCGCCAATACACGCCAGAAGGTACGTTTAATGCTTTTGCCCAACACCTCGACCGATTGAAAGAAATGGGCGTAGAAACTTTGTGGTTCATGCCCATTCAGCCCATTAGCAAAGTAGACCGCAAAGGTGAGCTGGGCAGCTATTATGCCGTTTCTAATTACACCGCTATTAATCCGGAGTTTGGTACATTGTCCGATTGGCAGGCGCTGGTAGACAGTGCTCATGCAAAGGGTTTGAAAGTGATTATTGATTGGGTGCCCAACCATACCGGCGCCGATCATTACTGGCTCGAAAAGTATCCCGATTTTTATGAAATAGACAGCTCCACTGGCAAAGCCAAATATGCTTTCGACTGGAGTGATACCCGTTCGCTCAACTACGATAATGTAGCCCTGCAAGACAGCATGATTAATGCCATGAAGTTTTGGCTGACTACCCGTATCGATGGATTCCGTTGCGATGTGGCAGGGGAAGTGCCAAAGCCTTTCTGGGAAAAAGCGATTGCTGCGTTGAAGACCGTTAACCCCGGCATATTTATGCTCGCCGAAAGCAACGATGCATGGTTACACGAAGCGGGTTTTGATGCAACGTATACCTGGGAAGAATTCAGCACCATGAAAAAAATCGCCAAAGGTGAAGGTCCTGCAACATTGCTGGATAGTTCGCAGGCAAAACTGGCGGCTTATCAGCCCAATGCATTGCGGATGTATTTTACCAGCAACCACGATGAAAACAGCTGGAACCAGGCCGATTTTAATACTATGCCCGGTTCGGTGCATGCACCATTTGCCGTGCTGACGCAAACATGGGGTCGCAGTGTACCGCTCATTTACAGCGGTCAGGAAGAGCCCTTCCTCGATAGCATTCGTTTCTTTTATAAAGACACCATTACGTTTGGTAAATATGAAAGGGCAGCGTTTTACCAAAAGCTGCTGAACCTGCGCAAAAGCAATCCGGCATTGGCCGCCAATGCCAGCCTGCGCAAATTGGATGCGGGTACGCCGGCACAGCTGTATGCCTATGTACGTGAAAAGGAGGGCAAAAAAGTATTGGTGGTGTTGAACCTGAGTGCCAAAGCTGCCACCGTAAAACTGACAGATGCATCGGTGAATGCAGAAGCCCTCAATCTCTTTAGCGGTAGCAAAGAAAACCCTGCTGCAAAAGAGTGGGGCATTGAGCCTTGGGGTTATGCGGTATATGTGTATTAA
- a CDS encoding tryptophan 2,3-dioxygenase, producing the protein MPAQPQYYADYLALGNILQAQHPVSYQPGNDPAHDEMLFIIIHQAYELWFKQILHEVESVAGILEQPAINDNSPELQTIVHRLQRVNTIMKVLVQQMDIMETMTPMDFLDFRDLLRPASGFQSWQFKVLEARLGLPFEQRHGQHYYTSALRPEYVAMVKDAEGKPTLLQLLNNWLERIPFFEQDSLWQDMPAPTDAVAAPAGKFWEAYRQLLVQSLSEAEQGNLQVFDNVMGFDSSLSLNRLLSPKASRAALFIMLYRGYPLLQLPFQVMNAVLELDEQLSTWRYRHMNMVHRMIGSRIGTGGSTGKDYLKGAADKHYIFKDFAQLTSFLIERRKLPQLPAAVEQRIGFVHG; encoded by the coding sequence ATGCCTGCACAACCTCAGTATTATGCCGATTATCTGGCTCTCGGAAATATTCTTCAAGCCCAGCACCCGGTAAGCTATCAACCCGGCAATGATCCTGCGCATGATGAAATGCTGTTCATCATCATTCACCAGGCTTACGAATTGTGGTTTAAGCAGATACTGCACGAAGTAGAATCGGTTGCGGGTATTCTGGAACAACCAGCCATCAACGACAATTCGCCGGAGCTGCAAACCATTGTGCACCGCCTGCAGCGGGTAAATACCATCATGAAAGTATTGGTACAGCAAATGGACATTATGGAAACCATGACGCCGATGGATTTTCTGGACTTCCGCGATTTGCTACGGCCTGCTTCGGGCTTTCAAAGCTGGCAGTTTAAAGTGCTCGAAGCCAGGCTGGGCCTGCCTTTTGAGCAACGCCACGGACAACACTACTACACCAGTGCCCTTCGCCCCGAATATGTGGCCATGGTAAAAGATGCCGAAGGAAAACCTACATTGCTACAATTGCTGAACAACTGGCTGGAACGCATTCCGTTTTTTGAGCAGGACTCTTTGTGGCAAGATATGCCGGCACCGACTGATGCTGTGGCGGCACCAGCCGGTAAGTTTTGGGAAGCCTACCGCCAGTTGCTGGTACAAAGTTTATCGGAAGCCGAACAGGGCAACCTGCAGGTGTTTGATAACGTGATGGGTTTTGACAGCAGCCTTTCACTTAACCGATTGTTATCGCCAAAGGCCAGCAGGGCGGCGTTGTTTATTATGTTGTACAGAGGTTATCCGTTGCTGCAATTGCCGTTTCAGGTGATGAACGCCGTGCTGGAGCTGGATGAGCAACTGAGTACCTGGCGCTACCGCCACATGAACATGGTGCACCGCATGATTGGCAGCCGCATTGGCACCGGTGGCAGTACCGGCAAAGACTACCTGAAAGGTGCCGCCGACAAACATTATATTTTCAAAGACTTTGCCCAGCTCACCAGCTTTTTAATTGAACGCAGAAAGCTGCCACAATTGCCAGCTGCGGTAGAACAACGCATTGGTTTTGTACATGGCTGA
- a CDS encoding M20/M25/M40 family metallo-hydrolase has translation MKKILLVLGIVVLALAAVVVVNTLRFPTATQSKSEPLPALPDSAVQHFQQALQLPTISWGLDKPIDTAAFRGFNQFLQTAYPRISSQLSRQAFGEFSYLYHWKGSDSTLPPIVLMGHYDVVPVEAVAEKMWRQKPFSGALVGDTVWGRGAVDDKGAVIAILESVENLLRNGFVPKRSLYLCFGHDEEIGGTRGASKIAAWMKAQNIKAHFVLDEGGMIKVDEKIASQPLGVIGIQEKGYASYKLQVELPGGHSSQPAPETAIDILAKALAKLREKPTPANMPEATQEFLHATATASNSFATRMAVANQWLLGSVLNSQLSKDRQTSAMIRTTLVPTIVDAGVKDNVIPTVATAVVNSRIIPGETPETVKEYIRKTINDDRVQISGYDENWWAPSGKTNTNGVAYKAVTGSLKKVIDNPVPAPYLVIGATDSRYFRPISSEVMNFSASTFMEGYHGIDERLPVSEYRRMIAFMTHLIKDSQ, from the coding sequence ATGAAAAAAATATTACTGGTACTAGGTATTGTGGTACTGGCCTTGGCCGCTGTTGTGGTAGTTAATACCCTTCGTTTCCCCACAGCCACGCAATCCAAATCGGAACCACTACCGGCCCTGCCCGATAGTGCGGTGCAGCATTTTCAACAGGCGTTGCAGCTGCCCACCATTTCGTGGGGGCTCGATAAACCCATTGATACCGCAGCTTTCCGGGGTTTCAATCAGTTTTTGCAAACAGCCTATCCACGCATCAGCAGCCAGCTGAGCCGTCAGGCGTTTGGCGAGTTTTCTTACCTCTACCATTGGAAAGGCAGCGACAGCACTTTGCCACCCATTGTACTCATGGGCCACTACGATGTAGTGCCGGTAGAAGCAGTGGCCGAAAAAATGTGGCGGCAAAAACCTTTCAGCGGCGCATTGGTGGGCGATACGGTGTGGGGCCGTGGTGCTGTAGATGACAAAGGCGCCGTGATTGCCATTTTAGAATCAGTTGAAAACTTGCTGCGCAATGGTTTTGTGCCTAAACGTAGTTTGTATTTATGCTTCGGTCACGATGAAGAAATTGGTGGCACCCGTGGTGCTTCCAAAATTGCGGCGTGGATGAAGGCGCAAAACATCAAAGCACATTTTGTGCTCGATGAAGGCGGAATGATTAAGGTGGATGAAAAGATTGCCAGCCAACCTTTGGGTGTGATTGGCATTCAGGAAAAAGGCTATGCCTCATACAAATTGCAGGTAGAGTTGCCCGGTGGCCATTCTTCGCAACCAGCTCCTGAAACCGCCATCGATATTTTAGCGAAGGCACTCGCCAAACTCCGCGAAAAACCAACGCCTGCCAACATGCCTGAAGCCACGCAAGAGTTTTTGCATGCTACCGCTACCGCCAGCAATTCGTTTGCTACCCGCATGGCAGTGGCCAATCAGTGGTTGTTGGGTTCTGTGCTCAATAGCCAGCTGAGCAAAGACCGCCAAACCAGCGCCATGATACGTACTACACTGGTACCAACCATTGTAGATGCTGGTGTAAAAGACAATGTGATTCCAACAGTAGCTACAGCCGTAGTCAACAGCCGTATCATTCCTGGTGAAACACCCGAAACGGTGAAAGAATACATCCGCAAAACCATCAACGATGATCGGGTGCAAATAAGCGGCTATGATGAAAACTGGTGGGCACCCAGCGGCAAAACCAATACCAATGGTGTGGCCTACAAAGCAGTAACGGGTTCACTCAAAAAAGTAATCGACAATCCTGTGCCGGCACCTTATTTGGTGATTGGTGCTACAGATAGCCGCTACTTCAGACCCATCTCTTCTGAAGTGATGAATTTTTCGGCCAGCACTTTTATGGAAGGCTATCATGGCATTGATGAACGCTTACCCGTTAGCGAATACCGCCGCATGATTGCATTTATGACACACCTCATTAAAGACAGTCAGTAA